A single genomic interval of Helianthus annuus cultivar XRQ/B chromosome 6, HanXRQr2.0-SUNRISE, whole genome shotgun sequence harbors:
- the LOC110945061 gene encoding F-box/kelch-repeat protein At3g23880, translating to MPGNLPLEIQTEIMRRLPVKSLIRFRSVSKAWKSLIDSTHFIAHYNGQMQHLLVRYNVGSVGFQKHVSIVDDHTFPQQRVSLTLPLLVNMFKFHRIIGSSHGLLCLYGYYRRGCNFSVPGKHMVVLWNISIRKAVAVVEPDVEDGIRTTIIGFGVCRETTDPKIVKIKHVYAWNHMESIPCVPWQVEVFTLSTGAWRSPNNNPPRKSIEFIGSQVVVDGFLYWLATDTVTIDGGFRSYNLIILFDMTSEEFIEINLPDSLAHHSVWNLSISKLRESLVVVKQRVEADNLVFGVWMMEGSVPNSFTMLFNLNVNAPDASVRGFRKTGEPIIELVEDLGIYKLVVYEPHSKHINILGFDGTKISFNVYSYMETLLLVDQPDLTIYNKEMTRRAFRTAVRLLGLKNIIDFTSNLSAILEDNKIEDDNVNVG from the exons CAGGCAACTTGCCATTGGAAATCCAAACGGAAATCATGAGAAGGCTTCCTGTCAAATCATTGATTCGATTCCGCTCTGTCTCTAAAGCATGGAAATCTCTCATCGATAGCACTCATTTCATTGCTCATTATAACGGCCAGATGCAACATCTACTTGTAAGGTATAATGTTGGTTCAGTTGGGTTTCAAAAACATGTTTCAATTGTTGATGATCATACTTTCCCACAACAGAGAGTTTCCCTCACTCTTCCCCTCTTGGTTAACATGTTTAAATTTCATCGAATAATCGGCAGCTCTCATGGCTTGTTGTGTTTGTACGGTTACTATCGTCGGGGTTGTAATTTTTCTGTCCCTGGAAAGCACATGGTTGTTCTTTGGAATATTTCAATTAGAAAAGCGGTTGCTGTAGTTGAGCCGGATGTGGAAGATGGGATACGTACAACTATTATAGGTTTTGGGGTTTGTCGTGAGACTACAGACCCTAAGATTGTCAAGATTAAACATGTTTATGCATGGAACCATATGGAAAGTATACCTTGTGTCCCTTGGCAAGTAGAGGTTTTTACCTTAAGCACAGGGGCTTGGAGAAGTCCTAACAACAATCCCCCTCGTAAATCAATTGAATTTATCGGTTCCCAGGTGGTTGTAGATGGGTTTCTTTATTGGCTTGCTACTGATACGGTTACCATAGATGGTGGATTCAGATCTTataatttgattattttatttgatatgACAAGTGAAGAATTTATAGAAATCAACCTTCCAGATAGCTTAGCACACCACTCTGTTTGGAATTTGTCAATTTCTAAGCTAAGAGAGTCTCTTGTTGTGGTTAAACAACGTGTAGAGGCCGATAATCTTGTTTTTGGTGTATGGATGATGGAGGGTAGTGTTCCAAATTCGTTTACAATGCTATTTAATTTGAATGTCAACGCACCGGATGCATCAGTAAGGGGATTTAGGAAGACAGGCGAACCCATAATTGAATTGGTAGAAGATCTTGGGATTTACAAACTTGTTGTTTATGAGCCACACTCAAAACACATCAATATTCTCGGGTTTGATGGAACAAAGATTTCATTTAATGTGTATTCCTACATGGAAACATTACTTTTGGTTGATCAGCCCGATCTAACTATTTATAACAAAG AAATGACTAG GAGAGCATTTAGAACTGCTGTGAGGCTTCTCGGGTTGAAAAATATCATTGATTTTACATCAAATCTCTCTGCAATCTTAGAAGATAATAAGATCGAAGATGATAATGTGAATGTGGGCTGA